The following DNA comes from Fundidesulfovibrio putealis DSM 16056.
TATGCAGCCGATCCCGCGAGAATTGGCACGGCAAGCAGTCCGGAGCCGACGATTCCGGCGGCAAACAGCCAAAACGCATACTTCCCTGCCAAAGGGCGAAGCGCTTCCGCAGCCTGGGCGGAGGTCTGGATATCCGTGACGCCATGCTGGTGCAGGGCCACCGCCGCCGTCAACATGATGAAAAAGGCGACGAGGTTGGAAAAGCCCATGCCAACATAGCTATCAACCTTAATGCGGTGAAGACTGCTGCGGGCCTGCTCAGGCGCGGCCTTCAGCGGTTCTTCGCCCTTGGCCGCCCGCTGTTCCTCAACTTCCTGTGACGCCTGCCAGAAAAAGAGATACGGGCTGATGGTGGTGCCGAACACGGCGACCACTCCGATCGCATACTCTGTTGAGAATGATACCGACGGGATGATCGTCTTATAAAACACCTCGCCCCATGGCACCTTGACCACAAACACAGTGCCTACATAAGCGAAGAGCGCCAGAGTCAACGCTTTGAGAATGGGGGAATAGCGCGGGAAGGGCACGAAAACCTGAAGAACCAGCGACACTACGCCAAAGGCTATCGCGTACAAGTGCGCAGGGCCGCCAATGAGGAGTTTGAGGGCCGCTCCCATGGCGCCGACGTCGGCAGCTATGTTGATCGTGTTTGCCAAGAGGAGCAATCCGACCAAGCCGCGTAGAAGCCAGGGGGAATAATGGTTGCGTATATTGGCGGCGAGGCCGTGACCCGTGACCCGGCCAATGTTGGCGCTCACGACTTGAATGCCAACCATGAGCGGAAACGTGAGGAAGGCCGTCCACAGCATACCGTAGCCGAACGCAGCGCCGACCTGCGAATAGGTGGCGATGCCGCTGGGATCATCGTCGGCTGCCCCTGTTATGAGACCGGGGCCCAGCTTTTCCCAAATCGTTTGGTTCTGCCGGAGATATATTTGAAACTGTTTCATCGCCCTCCCAACTCCATCGCTCAACACTTACCTGTGTGAATCCCGCAACCAACCTCGAAACCCCAAATTAAAGCTCCTCCACGCCAAGCACAGACGTGGAGGAGAAAACGGAAACCCCCAAAGAGAGGAACTCGCTCAATCACGGCTTTGTGCTGTAGTATGTATGAATTCCCTTAGCCCAGTCCGGGCTGGCCATGTCGGGCCAATTGTCTTTGTCGAATCCAGGCGCTTGCTTGAGATGTTCCTTGTCTATGCTGAGCAGAAAGCGTTTGTTCTTCGTGTCAAGGGTCAGCGAACTCCACGGCACCGCGAACAGCTTCTCCCCCATTCCGAGGAAACCGCCGAAGGACAGCACCGCATAATCCACTTTGCCGCTGCTCATATCCAACATGATTTCCTTGATCTCTCCCAGAGCCTCATTATTATGGTTGTAGACATCATTGCCGATCAGAGTGTCTGCACCCATTATTGAGGGGCCAGGACCTTTATGACTCTTGGCCTTGTAAATTCCGTAGGTGTCACGTTCTTCGTAATTCATGTGCATCTCCTTCCACAATGCAGAGATTAGATGCCTTTCTTCACTTCGCTCTTGACATCGCCATAGGCAGCTTGAGCCTTACCCACGTTTTTCTCGATGTTGCCCTTGGCTTCCAGTTTCTTATCGCCGACGACTTTTCCGGCGACTTCCTTGACCTTACCGCTCACTTCTTTGGCGCGACCTTTAACTTGATCCTTGTCCATGACTGTCCCCTGTAAGGTTATATCTGTTTAAAATTCGCAAGAGCGTGGCGCTTGGCTTGCTGCGCCTGCCTGAGCCGAATATGTAAAAGTCTCTGTGTGGTAGGCATCGCCCGGCAGTTAGAGACTCGCTCAAAGAGAGCCTCGACTGATGCGTCTGGCCAAGCCGTCTCCACGCGAACCTGTCGACTACTCGACACCGCCAACTCGTCGCACACTCCGGACGAGGCCGCAGAGGGGTGAATTGTCGGCATTGACGGACGCACACAACTGACCGGGGCACGCCGTTATTTGAGCCGCATGTCATTCTCGACCGACTTCACGCCCTTGACACCACGTGCGATCTCGGCCGCCCTGGTGATGTTAGCCTGAGTGCTGACAAAGCCGCTCAATTGAACCACCCCCTTTTCTGTTACGACTTTAATTTCGAAGGATTTCAAAGTAGGATCTGCCAGAATTGCAGATTTCACCTTAGTTGTAATGACAGTGTCATCGACAAACTCTCCAGCAGACTCTTGCTGTGGCGTAGCAGCCAAGGCTATGGTGCCCGCCAACAATAACGCAAGGATCAATGAAAATACAGCAGCTCGTTGTTTCATACCTGTACCATCCTTGTATATGTTACAGTGTTAAACCATCACCGCACTCCTGCCATGTCATAGTCTCTTTGACACAATGAGAACAATTAGTATTATGAGTATTAATCCAACCCCCCCACTCGGACCATATCCCCAACCCGTGCTGTACGGCCATGTTGGAAAAGAACCGAGCAGTAGCAGTACCAACAGAACTAAGAGCACTATCCGTAGCACATCAGTTCTCCTTGTGGTTAAGTGATGGGAATTATTCTCGCTCGCCGAACTCCACCATGAGCTCGGCTCTACTGGCGTAACGCCTCTCGGGAACGATCTTGATAAGACCAAGCACCGTTTCGTCCGCGCCGTTCTGTTTGGCCTGTCTGAGGATGTCCGCTTCACTGGCCGGGAAGGCAATCCATCGAATATACTTGGACATGTTTGCCGAATGAAGGTTTTGGTCGCCGTTGAGCGAACCG
Coding sequences within:
- a CDS encoding NRAMP family divalent metal transporter, which codes for MKQFQIYLRQNQTIWEKLGPGLITGAADDDPSGIATYSQVGAAFGYGMLWTAFLTFPLMVGIQVVSANIGRVTGHGLAANIRNHYSPWLLRGLVGLLLLANTINIAADVGAMGAALKLLIGGPAHLYAIAFGVVSLVLQVFVPFPRYSPILKALTLALFAYVGTVFVVKVPWGEVFYKTIIPSVSFSTEYAIGVVAVFGTTISPYLFFWQASQEVEEQRAAKGEEPLKAAPEQARSSLHRIKVDSYVGMGFSNLVAFFIMLTAAVALHQHGVTDIQTSAQAAEALRPLAGKYAFWLFAAGIVGSGLLAVPILAGSAAYAVAEASGWPIGLGRQLRQARGFYMIVAVATLLGVALNFTPVDPIKALFLSAVINGVIAVPIMVVIMFMAARTDVMGHFVINLRLRILGWLATTVMAIAVLTMFVTWVR
- a CDS encoding PRC-barrel domain-containing protein; its protein translation is MNYEERDTYGIYKAKSHKGPGPSIMGADTLIGNDVYNHNNEALGEIKEIMLDMSSGKVDYAVLSFGGFLGMGEKLFAVPWSSLTLDTKNKRFLLSIDKEHLKQAPGFDKDNWPDMASPDWAKGIHTYYSTKP
- a CDS encoding CsbD family protein, yielding MDKDQVKGRAKEVSGKVKEVAGKVVGDKKLEAKGNIEKNVGKAQAAYGDVKSEVKKGI
- a CDS encoding BON domain-containing protein, producing MKQRAAVFSLILALLLAGTIALAATPQQESAGEFVDDTVITTKVKSAILADPTLKSFEIKVVTEKGVVQLSGFVSTQANITRAAEIARGVKGVKSVENDMRLK
- a CDS encoding DUF3309 family protein; translation: MLRIVLLVLLVLLLLGSFPTWPYSTGWGYGPSGGVGLILIILIVLIVSKRL
- a CDS encoding DUF2795 domain-containing protein; the encoded protein is MPTASKASRTNETQADDLLGSGSLNGDQNLHSANMSKYIRWIAFPASEADILRQAKQNGADETVLGLIKIVPERRYASRAELMVEFGERE